The Microlunatus soli genome contains the following window.
CCGCGCCGCCGGGCTGGTCGGTGTCAAGCTCGGTGCCAACTATCAGGAATTCGAGCCGCTGAGCGATGACGCGATGGCGTTCTATCGCTACTGCGAGGCCGAAGGGCTGCCGATCCTGTTCCACCAGGGTGCCTCGCCGATCCGACATGCCCCGTTGCGCTACACCCATCCGCTGGTCACCGACGAGATCGCGATCGCCTGCCCGGAGTTGCGGATCGTGATGGCGCACATGGGTCACCCGTTCGCCCGGGAGACCGTGGTGACCATCCGCAAACATCCGCACGTCTATGCCGACGTGTCCTCGATCTACCTGCGCCCGTGGGTAATGTACGAGTCGCTGCTGTTCGCCCTCGAATGGGGTGCGGCCGGCAAGTTGCTGCTCGGTTCGGACTTCCCGATCGCCACCACCCAGGAGGCGATCGACGGTCTGCACCGGGCCAACGACATCATCGCCGGCACCGCGATGCCGCGGATCCCCGACGAGGTGATCGACGGCATCGTGCACGCCGATGCACTCGGCGCCCTCGGCCTGCAGGACCCGAGGGGACAGGCATGAGGATCGATGCCCATGTCCGGATCGGGGCCCAGCGCGAGACCGCGCTGACCGTCGAACAGCTGCTGACCGTGATGGACAGCCATCGGATCGACCGGGCCATGATCGCTCCCAGCGAGGCACAGATCGCCTTCCACAACAGGGAAGGCAACGACGCCGTTGCCGCAGCGGCGAAACGCTCCGGCGGCCGACTGATCCCGTACGCGGTGGCGACGCCGTGGGCAGGTCGTGCGGCAGTCGACGAGCTCGCGCGGGCCCGGGACAACGGCGCCCGGGCCCTGTGCGTCGACTCGTCGCTGCAGGGTTTCGACCTGCTGGACGGGATGATCGAACCGTTGTTGATCTTCGCCGCGGAGGCGTCCTGGCCGGTCTACGTCCGCACCGGCTCTCCGCCGGGGCATCTGCCGCTGCCGACCGCACTGCTCGCCCGACGGCATCCCGAGCTGGCGGTGATCATGGGCCGCAGCGGAGCGACGGACTTCTGGATCGACGCGGCGCCGGCGTTGCGTGACGCCGCCAACCTGTACGGAGACACCAGTTACGCACCGTGGGACACCGTACTTGCCGATTTCGCGACCGACCCGGAGATCGGCCCCGGCCGACTCGTCTTCGCCACCGATCTGCCCTACACCACGGCTGCCGGTGAAGTACAACGGATCCTGGACTGGCCGATCACCGAAGCCGAACGGGACCAGGTCTTCGGCGCGACCCTGGCCGGTCTGCTGGGCCTGCAGGACGCCGACATCTTGATCAACGAAGGGAACCCGACGTGACCGCCACCGCCCGACCCGACCGAGACCGGACGATCGAGGTGACTCTCGACCAGCGCGAGGTCACGTCGCTGTTGCGCGGTGTGTCTCCGGTGCTGCAGACACCCTTCACCGACGACGGCGAGGTCGACCTGGCCAGCTTCGAGCGGGTGGTCGACTACGTCCTCGGTACCGGCGTCAGCAGCGTGATGTTTCCCGGCTTCGCCGGCGAGTTCTACAAGCTCGCCGAAGCCGAGCGACGCCGGCTCAGTGACCTGCTGATCGAACGGGTCCATCGGGTCCGCGGCGTCGCGGTGATCATCGCGGTCCAGGATCACGCCACCAAGCTCGCCGTCGAGCGAGCCCAGCAGGCCGTCGCCGACGGTGCGGACGCGATCAACCTGCTGCCGCCGTACCTGCTGGATCCGTCACTGGACGCCATCGAGACCCACATCCGTGCCGTGCTGGCGGCGGTCCCGACGACTCCGGTCGTCGTGCAGTACGCGCCGGGGGAGACCGGCACCACGCTGTCCGCCGCGTCGTTGGCCGAGATCGCCCGGGAGCATGCCAATCTGGCCCTGGTCAAGGTCGAGTGCAGCCCGCCCGGGCCCTTCATCGAGGATTTGGCGGCGCAGCGACCACCCCTCGCCGGACTGGAGGGGTATGCGGGCGTGCAGTTGCCCGACGCCGTCCGCCGCGGTGCGGTCGGCACCCAACCCGGCTGTTCGTTCACCGAGATCTATGTCGAGATCTGGGACCGGTTCGCCCGCGGCGACACCGCCGGTGGGGACGCGTTGCACGCTCGACTGCTGCCGTACACGTCGTACTGGATGTTGCACACCGAGACCATCAACGCTGCGGAGAAGTTGATCTCCTACCGCCGAGGCATCCTGGCCAGTCCGGTCTGCCGGCAGCCGGCGCATCGGCTGGACGCCCAGGAGATCGCGATGATCGACCGGTTCCTGGAGGAGTTCGCCGACCTGTTGCCGACCTTCGAGGCGGGAAGGGTTGCGCCGGGCTGATCGTCCTGCGCCCGGCACCGTTCGGACGGCACACAAGAGCCACTTGGGATCGGGGTGCGGTACCCGCCCGGCAATCCGATAACGCTGCGGAAACGTTCCCGCGACATCGAGATGGGGACTTGACGGGATCAAGTTCAACCGGTTGATTAATCCCACAGTCCCTCTGGGGTCGCGACAACGAAGCACGACAGCGCTGGGAAGGGGATCGCCGTGACTGAATCACGCCCTCGTTTTGAAGATGTCCAGGACATCTTGAAGTATCAACTGAGCAGACGCGGTCTGCTCGCGGCCGGCTCGGCCCTGACAGCGGGCGGCGTCCTGAGCGCCTGTACCGGCGGTGGAGGTTCCTACACCGATCAGAAGCAGGGCGCCGGCAAGCCGAAGCAGACCGCCGAGGTCAAGATCGGCAAGGCCAACATCCCGACACCGCGGGAGGAGACGCTGGTCGTCGCACAGGCCGACTTCACCGTCTTCAACAACTGGAACAGTATGGTGCCCAACGGGGCACCCGGCGCCTCCGGGTTCGACATGTTCGTCAAGGAGTACATGTTCTACCTGAACCTGGCGACCGGCGAGCTGATCCCGTGGCTGTGTACCGACTACAAGTACAACGACGACTACACCGCCCTCACATTCAACTTCAACCCGGCGGCGAAGTGGAACGACGGCAAGCCGCTGACGTCGGAGGACTTCAAGTTCACCGTGGATCTGCTGCGCAAGCGCAAGGACCTGCTGGGCGGCGGCGGTGACCTGACCGAGTTCGTCAAGAAGGTGGAGACGCCCGACGAGCACACCGCAGTCATCGATCTGACCAAGCCCAACCCGCGGTTCCACTACGGCTTCATCGCGGTCATCCTGAGCGGCTTCGACATCCGGCCCAAGCACGTCTGGGAGGGTCAGGATCCGACCAAGTTCCGGGACAACCCGCCGGTGCGGACCGGGCCGTACACGCTGAAGAAGGCGATCCAGAGCCAGAAGATGTTCGTCTGGGAGAAGAACCCGGACTATTGGAACAAGGGCAAACTGGATCCCAAGCCGAAGTACGTCGTCTACCAGAGCACGGCCAAGCAGGCCGACTCGGCGGCACTGGCCTTCGAACAGGTGCAGTTCGACGCCGGCTCGATCGACGAGGAGCACGCCAAGCAGCTGCGGTCCAAGGGCTATCCGGCGCTGGTCACCACCAAGTTCAACGATCCGTGCCCGCGCGCGTTCTGGCTGAACAACGCTCCCGAACGAGGGATCATCTCCGAGCCGAAGATGCACTGGGTGATCAGCTATCTGATCGACCGACCCAAGATCGGCAACAACGTGTGGCCGGTGAAGGTACCCGCGGCGCAGTACCCGTGGGCGAACTTCAAGACCAACGACAAGTGGAGCGTCCCCGCGCTGGCGGAGAAGTACAAGCTCACCTACAGTCCCGAGGATGCCGTCCGGTTGCTCGACGAGATCGCACCCAAGGGTGCCAACGGCAAGCGGATGTACAAGGGCAAGCCGGCGACGATCGAGATGATCACCCCCGTCGCGGTCGACGGCCCCGAGTACGTGATGGGCAAGTTGGTCAAGGACGAGCTGGTCAAGCACGGCATCTCGGCGACCATGCGGAGTCTCAGCGGCTCGGTGCACGACGAAAAGTTCCAGCGCGGTGAGTACGACGTCGCCGTCAACTGGGTCTGCGACGTGTCCTGGGATCCCGAGCAGCTCTACCGCAACATGGAGAGCGACCGGGCGGTGCCGATCGGCAAGAACGCCGTGGACAAGAACAAGACCCGTCTCAAGGACCCGGTGCTGGACAAGCTGTCCAAGCAGCTGTCCAATCTCGACCCGACCAGTCCGGAGGCCAAGCCGCTGCTGGAGCAGGCGCTGGAGCAGTACTACAAGCGGCTGCCGGTGATCCCGATCATCCAGACCGGCTACCCGCAGTACTTCAACACCACGTTCTGGAAGGGCTGGCCGACCGACGACAACCTCTATCAGGTGCCGCTGAACTGGTGGGGCCACTTCATGTTCGTGATCGGCAAGCTCGAGCCGACCGGTCAGAAGGCACCCTCGTGACGGTGACCACGTCGACCGCCTCGTCCCAGCAGGATCGGGACGAGCGGCCGACAGAACCCCCGTCGGGTCCGATCGTCTCGATCCGGTCGGTGCTGGCACGCCATCCGTTGGCGGCCTACGCGCTGCGCCGGTTCGGCCTCTACCTGATCGAGTTGTGGGGAGCGCTGACGATCGCGTTCTTCTTCTTCCGGATGATCCCGGGCGACCCGATCCAGACGTTCATCCAGACCCTGCAGCAGAACTACGTCTACAACCAGCAGGCCAGCGCGGAGGTGATTGCCCGCTACCGCAAGGAGTTCGGCCTCGAGGGCAACGTCTTCACCCAGTATCTGCACCACATGAAGAAGTTGATCTTCGAGCACGATCTCGGTCCGTCCTTGATCAACTATCCGACCCCGGCGCAAGACGTGATCATGCAGTCGCTGCCCTGGACGATCGGACTGCTCGGGATCTCCGCGGTGATCGCCTGGGTGCTCGGTCTCGCAGCGGGTGCGCTCGCCGGTTGGCGGCGCGGCAAGCTGGGTGCCGAGATCTCCACCAACCTGGCGATCATCCTGGGCCACGTTCCGTTCTACTTCGTGGCCCTGATCCTGGTCTACGTCTTCGCCTACACGCTGGGGCTGTTACCCGCGAGATCGGCCTACGACTCCAACATCCCGATCGGGTTCTCGCCATCGTTCCTGCTCAGTCTGCTGCAGCACGGATTTCTGCCGGCGTTGTCGATCGTGATCATCGGCATCTTCAACTGGCTGCTGTCCACCCGGATGCTGATGATCCCGGTGCTCGGTGAGGACTACTTGACCTACGCCGAGGCCAAGGGATTGAAGCCCGGCCGGATCCTGAGCCGCTACGCGCTGCGCAACATCTACCTGCCGCAGGTGACCGGCTTCGGGATCTCACTCGGCTTCATCTTCAACGGCAACGTGCTGGTCGAACAGTTGTTCAACTATCCCGGACTCGGCAGCACTCTGGTGACCGCGATCACCCAGCTGGACTTCAACACCATCCTCGGGGTCACCGACATGGCCATTGTCTCGGTGTTGACGGTCAACCTGGTGCTCGATCTGCTGCTGCCGTTGCTCGACCCACGCGTCAAGTACTGGCGCTGAGGAGGATCCATGGCAATCTCAACAAGCGTGACCCGCGTGCTGGCCGCGCCGGTCCGTACGGTCCGTAGCAGTCCGAAGCTGGCCGGCGGCCTGATCATCCTGGTGGTGTTGGTGATCCTGGCCCTGCTCAGCCCGTTGATCAATGCGGTGATCGGCGGCGGGTCCGATCCGGTCGCCGTCGCCGCCTATCCGAAGTGGCAGGTCCCGTCCGGAGCACATCCGCTCGGCACCGATCAGCTCGGCCGGGACGTGCTCGCGATGACGTTCGGCGCGATGTCGGTCTCGTTGCGGATCGGTGCGGTCGCCGGTGTCGTATCCACCGTCGCCGGCGTGATCGTCGCGTTCGTCGCCGGTTACAAGGGCGGCTGGGTCGACGCCGTGCTGTCGACCTTCACCGGCATCCTGCTGGTGATCCCGACCTTCCCGCTGCTGATCGCGTTCAGTGCCTATGCCCGTGAGGTGACGCTGTTCCAGGTCGGCCTGATGCTGTCGATCTTCAGTTGGCCGTTCGCGGCCAAGATCATCCGGTCCCAGGTGCTCAGTCTGCGGACCCGGCCCTACGTCGAGCTGGCCAAGGTCAGCAAGGCACGGGACATGGAGATCATCGTCACCGAACTGCTGCCCAACCTGGCGCCGTTCATCGGTGTCGGCTTCGCCTCATCGGCGCTCGGAGCGATCTTCGGCCTGGTCGGGCTGGAGGTGATCGGACTCGGCCCGGGTGGCGTGATCGACCTCGGTCACATCATCTACGCCGCGATCACCACCGGTGCCCTGACCTTGGGCGCCTGGCCGATGTTCGTGGTGCCGATCGGCCTGCTGACGCTGCTGTTCGCATCGCTGAACATGATCAACATCGGGTTGGAAGAGGTCTACAACCCGCGGCTGAGGGGAGTCACCGGTGAGTGAAACGGACGACAACGTCTTGGAACTGTCCGGTCTCGAGGTCGGATACGCGACCAGTGAGGGGATGGTGACCGCCGTCGACAAGGCCGACCTGGCGGTGCGTCGAGGGGAGATCCTCGGCATCGCCGGCGAGTCCGGTAGCGGCAAGAGCACGATGGCGGTGGCGTTGCTGCGGCTGTTGAAGCCGCCGGGCCGGGTGCTCGGCGGCAGCATCACCTTCCGTCCGAAGGACAAGGCGCCGGTCGACCTGTTGAAGGTCCAGGGCCAACAGCTGCGGACGTTGCGGTGGAGCAATCTGTCCTATCTGCCGCAGGGCTCGATGAACTCGCTGAATCCGGTGATGCGGATCAAGGACCAGTTCGCCGACGTGATCATCGAGCACGCACCGGCCCGGCGGTCGGAGATCGACCAGCTGGTGCCGCGACTGCTGGAACAGGTCGGGCTCGAACCGCGGGTGGCGCGGATGTATCCGCACGAGTTGTCCGGCGGCATGAAGCAACGCATCCTGATGGCGATCTGCATCGCCCTCGAACCCGATGTGATCGTGGCCGATGAACCGACGACCGCACTGGACGTCACCATTCAGCGGGTGATCCTGCAGAGTCTGGCCGATCTTCGTCGCGACTTCGGGGTGACCTTGATCGTGATCTCCCACGACATGGGCGTTCATGCCCAGCTGGTCGATCGGGTCGCGGTGATGTATGAGGGCAAGCTGGTCGAGGTCGGTGACGTCCGGCAGATCTTCAAGGATCCGCAGCACGAGTACACCCGGAGCCTGATCGACTCGATCCCGAGCATCGGCAAGGAGGCATCATGACCGAGACCAGTCGAGCCGGAACCGAACAGCGGATCGAGTTGGAACATGTGGAGCAGCGATTCCATGCCCGGGGGACAGCCGACGGCTTCATGACCGCGGTGGACGATGCGAGCTTCTCGCTGACCTCGGATCCGCCGCGGGTGGTCAGCCTGGTCGGCCAGAGCGGCAGCGGGAAGAGCACGATCGCCCGCAACATCCTGGGCTTGCAGAAGCCGACCGGCGGACGGATCACCTTCAACGGAAGGGACATCTTCTCGTTGTCCCGCACCGAGCGTGACGAGTACCGGCGCAATGTGCAGCCGGTCTTCCAGGACCCGTACGCGATCTTCAATCCGATCTACCGGGTCGACCGGGTGCTGTGGAAGGCGGCCAAGGCGTTCGGGCTGGCCAAGACCCGGGCGGCGGCCGACGAACTCTTCGAGGAGTCGCTGTCGGCGGTCCGGCTGGATCCCGGCAGAGTGCTGGGACGCTATCCGCACCAGTTGTCCGGAGGGCAGCGACAGCGGGTGATGTTGGCCAGGGTGCACATGCTGCGACCGGCGTTCATCATCGCCGACGAGCCGGTGTCGATGCTGGATGCCCAGGTTCGCAAGTTGTTCCTGGACATCCTGCTGGACTTCAAGCAGCAGTATCAGATGACCACGCTGTTCATCACCCACGACCTGTCGACGGTCTACTACCTGGGCGGCGACGTGATGGTGATCACCAAGGGTGAGATCGTCGAACGCGGTCCGGTCGCGACGGTGATGCACGAGCCGTCCCATCCCTACACCCAGCTGCTGTTGGATTCGGTGCCGCGCCCCGATCCCGACCAACGCTGGACCGACCGGATCACGGTCTGATCGTCACCGGATCGGCCCCGCCAGTCGATGCGCGATCGGCAGCAGTCCCGCGTCGCGCACCGGCTGGTACGGGTCGATCTCCTCACCCTGCTTGCGAAAGGCGCCGGGTCGCAAGCCGTAGACCCCGGTGAACCGCCGGGAGAAGTGGTAGGCGTTGGTGTAGCCCGAACCGGTGGCGATCTCGGCCAGTGACTGATTGCTGCGCTGGAGTGCGACCGCGGCCCGGGCCAGCCGGATCAGTTCCAATGCTCGCGCCGGTCCACAGCCGTATCGATCACGGAACAACCGGTGCAGATGGCCGGCCGACAGCCCGGTGGCGGTCGACAGATCATCGACGGTCACGATCCGTACGCCGTCCAGCCACACCCGCCGGACATGATCAACAGCGGCACTCAGGTGTCGGCCCAGGTCGGACTCGGCGCCGCGGACCGGCCCGTCCAGGAAGACCTTCAGCAGCAGCGTCAGCACCTCGACGGCGCGCTCGATGGCGGCCGGGTCGTCGCGTTCAGCGAGCTCGATCAGGTAGTCGCACAGACTCGCCAGCAGCGGCACCTCGGCGAAGTCCCGAACCGCCGGCCAGCCAGTCCCGGCCATCCAGCCGGACGCGTCGCCGTCGCCGGCGAGGTCGAGGTCGAAGTGCACATAGGCATGTCGGGAGGCCCGGTCGGGGTCCCAACGCAGCCGATCCCGCATCCCGACCGTCGCCAGCGCGAGCATCCCCGGACGGAGCACCATCTGGTCGCTGCCACCCGCCCGCTGCCAGTCCCAGGTCGCCGAACCTTCCAACAACCAGACGAACTCCCAGCTGTGCAGCACGCGGGGTCCGAAGACGGCACCCGGTGGATAGTCGGCCAGCAGCACCTGACTGCTCGGTCTCACCGACAGCGATGTCATGAATGGATATTAATGCGCCAGGATCTGCCATTGCTCGGTGCGGGGAGATCTGCGAGTTTTGGGCATGTATTGCCGATGACCCGAAGGGACTGCCATGACCACCACCGCCGCCGAAGGGCTCCGCCTGTTCGACTCCGCCGATGCCGATTTCGTCGCGGCCTTCCAGCGCGACGGGTTCGCGTTGCTGGCCGATGCCCTGAGTCCCGAGCAGGTCGACGAGGTGAACGCCGACGCGCTGCGGCTGTGCCGTGGTGATCTTGGTGAGATCACCTTCCGTGGTCCCGACGCGCAGGCGATCCTGCAGCGTCAGGAGGCTGTCCGCGGTGCACTGTCCGACGACGAGGCGGTACTTCGGCAGTATCTGTGCATCCACTACCCGCACAAGGTCTCGGCAGCCTGTGCCGACGCTCTGGCGGCGCCGCGGATCGTCGATGCGCTGACCGGGGTGATCGGACCGAACGTCAAGGCGATGCAGTCGATGCTGTTCATCAAGTCCGAGGGCAAGCCGGGGCAGGCCTGGCATCAGGACGAGTTCTTCATCCCGACCCGGGATCGTTCGCTGACCGCGGTCTGGATCGCGCTGGATGACGCGACGGTGCAGAACGGTTGCCTGTGGGTGCTGCCCGGATCGCACCGGCGCGGTGTGATCTATCCCGAGCGGGAGCAGGACGATCCGCGCTTCGACTGCAGCACCGAGGCCTTCGACTTCCCCTACACCGATGACGATGCGGTGCCGGTGGAGATCCCGGCCGGCACCGCGGTGATCTTCAACGGCTACCTGTTGCACCGCTCGCTGCAGAACTCCGGGCAGCACGGTTACCGTCGGGCGCTGGCCAATCACTACATGAGCGCGGAGTCGCTGCTGCCGTGGCATCCGCCGAAGCAGGGTGAACACATGGCGATTGCCGACTACCGCGACATCGTCATGGTCGCCGGTGAGGATCCCTATGCCTACAAGGGGACCGAGGACATCGCCCGCCCGTCCTCCCGGCCGGACAAGGAGGGCGGCTGCGACCGCTGATGATCAGCGGTCGGTGCTGTCCCGTTCGAGGAGTTGGGCGGCGACGATCTCGTGGCGACCCGGACCTTCGTAGCCGCCGATCCGATCATGGAGCAGCCGGAGTGCAGTCTCCGCGATCGCCGTCTTGTCCGGTTCGACGCTGGTCAGCGGCGGCCACAGATGCCGTGAGATGATCAAGTTGTCCCAGCCGGCGACCGCGACGTCGGCCGGGACCGCAAGTCCTCGAGTGTGCAGGGCGTGCAGCGCGCCGGCGGCCAGCGCGTCGTCGCGGCAGACGATCGCGTCGAAACCGATACCGGCCTCGAGCGCCGCGGTGACAACGCGGAAGCCGTTGTCGGCGGAGTAGTGGTCGACGGTCAGCCGCAGCCGTGGGTCCGGTCGGAGCCCGGCGGTACGCAATGCCGTGCGGTAGCCGTCGAAGCGTTGGCCGGTGGTGTGGGTCAGTCCCGAGCGTTCCGCTCCGAGGAATGCGATCCGCCGGCAGCCGCGCTCGATCAGATGACGGGTGATCTCCGTGGCGGCTGCGACGTTGTCGATCATGACGTGATCGACCGTGGCCGGCGCCGGTCCTTCACCGAGCAGCACCAGAGGAAATCCGGGTCGTTGACCGGCGAGGTCCTCTGGCGTCAAGGACACCGGGTGGAAGATGACGCCGTCGACCAGACCTCGTTCGCGCTCTTGGAGGATCGCCAGTTCGTTGGTGCGCGCACCGTGGGTCTGCTCGATCACCACCCGGAGATTCTGCTTGCGGGCAGCCTGGTCGAGACGGTTGGAGAGCTCGGCGAAATAGGCAACGGTGACCGATGAGACGGCCACCGAGATGGTCCCGGTCTGCCCGGTCGCCAGCCGGCGGGCAGTGACATTCGGCCGGTAGCCGAGTTCCTCGATGGCTGCCCGCACCCGGGCGCGCGTCGCCTCCGACGCCGACCCCGTCCCGTTGACGACGTTCGAGACCGTCTTCATCGACACTCCCGCGCGGACCGCGACGTCGGTCAACCGCGGTGTGCTCATCTGGCCTCCCTGGCGTCCGATGTGCGGCCGATCGTATCCGAACGCCGAGGGGTCCGGAGCAGTTGCCGCAACGGCATCCTGCGGCGGGTGCTTGACAACAAGTACAGCGCTGTACCAACCTAACTGCCGAACCCCGAACACTTCTGACAAGGGAGCCAGAAATGACGTCACTCGAACACCGGATCGCGCGTCGTCGGCTGCTCGCCGGCTCGGCGGCGGTAGCGGCCGGTGGGGCTCTCGCGGTCGGCAAACCGGCTCCGTCGCGCGCGGTCGGACCGTCTGCTCGGCGTACACCGTCGCTCGAACTGGACTCCCGCAACTACGTCGAACTCGACGCCGACTTCCTGAATACCCAGACCGCGCATTACCCGCGGATCAAGAAGCTGCCCGACGGCCGGTACATCCTCTTCTATCAGACCACCCAGCACTCCTGGAACGTCTACTGGACGACCAGCTCGGACCTTCGGCACTGGGAGAAACCGCAACTGCTGTTCGAGACCCGCAAGATCCTGGATGGTGCTGACGACCTGTGCTTCGCCACCGCGGACGGATGTGTGCTGGACAACGGCGACATCCTCGCGGTCTGCTCGTTCCGGGCCAACCTGCGCTTCAGCAGTCACATGGAGCTCGACGGTCTGGTGCTGCGCCGCAGCACCGACAACGGTCGCAGCTGGGGGCCCGAGCAGCAGAT
Protein-coding sequences here:
- a CDS encoding ABC transporter permease, whose product is MTTSTASSQQDRDERPTEPPSGPIVSIRSVLARHPLAAYALRRFGLYLIELWGALTIAFFFFRMIPGDPIQTFIQTLQQNYVYNQQASAEVIARYRKEFGLEGNVFTQYLHHMKKLIFEHDLGPSLINYPTPAQDVIMQSLPWTIGLLGISAVIAWVLGLAAGALAGWRRGKLGAEISTNLAIILGHVPFYFVALILVYVFAYTLGLLPARSAYDSNIPIGFSPSFLLSLLQHGFLPALSIVIIGIFNWLLSTRMLMIPVLGEDYLTYAEAKGLKPGRILSRYALRNIYLPQVTGFGISLGFIFNGNVLVEQLFNYPGLGSTLVTAITQLDFNTILGVTDMAIVSVLTVNLVLDLLLPLLDPRVKYWR
- a CDS encoding ABC transporter permease; the protein is MAISTSVTRVLAAPVRTVRSSPKLAGGLIILVVLVILALLSPLINAVIGGGSDPVAVAAYPKWQVPSGAHPLGTDQLGRDVLAMTFGAMSVSLRIGAVAGVVSTVAGVIVAFVAGYKGGWVDAVLSTFTGILLVIPTFPLLIAFSAYAREVTLFQVGLMLSIFSWPFAAKIIRSQVLSLRTRPYVELAKVSKARDMEIIVTELLPNLAPFIGVGFASSALGAIFGLVGLEVIGLGPGGVIDLGHIIYAAITTGALTLGAWPMFVVPIGLLTLLFASLNMINIGLEEVYNPRLRGVTGE
- a CDS encoding ABC transporter ATP-binding protein; its protein translation is MSETDDNVLELSGLEVGYATSEGMVTAVDKADLAVRRGEILGIAGESGSGKSTMAVALLRLLKPPGRVLGGSITFRPKDKAPVDLLKVQGQQLRTLRWSNLSYLPQGSMNSLNPVMRIKDQFADVIIEHAPARRSEIDQLVPRLLEQVGLEPRVARMYPHELSGGMKQRILMAICIALEPDVIVADEPTTALDVTIQRVILQSLADLRRDFGVTLIVISHDMGVHAQLVDRVAVMYEGKLVEVGDVRQIFKDPQHEYTRSLIDSIPSIGKEAS
- a CDS encoding helix-turn-helix domain-containing protein; protein product: MTSLSVRPSSQVLLADYPPGAVFGPRVLHSWEFVWLLEGSATWDWQRAGGSDQMVLRPGMLALATVGMRDRLRWDPDRASRHAYVHFDLDLAGDGDASGWMAGTGWPAVRDFAEVPLLASLCDYLIELAERDDPAAIERAVEVLTLLLKVFLDGPVRGAESDLGRHLSAAVDHVRRVWLDGVRIVTVDDLSTATGLSAGHLHRLFRDRYGCGPARALELIRLARAAVALQRSNQSLAEIATGSGYTNAYHFSRRFTGVYGLRPGAFRKQGEEIDPYQPVRDAGLLPIAHRLAGPIR
- a CDS encoding ABC transporter ATP-binding protein, with amino-acid sequence MTETSRAGTEQRIELEHVEQRFHARGTADGFMTAVDDASFSLTSDPPRVVSLVGQSGSGKSTIARNILGLQKPTGGRITFNGRDIFSLSRTERDEYRRNVQPVFQDPYAIFNPIYRVDRVLWKAAKAFGLAKTRAAADELFEESLSAVRLDPGRVLGRYPHQLSGGQRQRVMLARVHMLRPAFIIADEPVSMLDAQVRKLFLDILLDFKQQYQMTTLFITHDLSTVYYLGGDVMVITKGEIVERGPVATVMHEPSHPYTQLLLDSVPRPDPDQRWTDRITV
- a CDS encoding phytanoyl-CoA dioxygenase family protein, translating into MTTTAAEGLRLFDSADADFVAAFQRDGFALLADALSPEQVDEVNADALRLCRGDLGEITFRGPDAQAILQRQEAVRGALSDDEAVLRQYLCIHYPHKVSAACADALAAPRIVDALTGVIGPNVKAMQSMLFIKSEGKPGQAWHQDEFFIPTRDRSLTAVWIALDDATVQNGCLWVLPGSHRRGVIYPEREQDDPRFDCSTEAFDFPYTDDDAVPVEIPAGTAVIFNGYLLHRSLQNSGQHGYRRALANHYMSAESLLPWHPPKQGEHMAIADYRDIVMVAGEDPYAYKGTEDIARPSSRPDKEGGCDR
- a CDS encoding amidohydrolase family protein, producing the protein MRIDAHVRIGAQRETALTVEQLLTVMDSHRIDRAMIAPSEAQIAFHNREGNDAVAAAAKRSGGRLIPYAVATPWAGRAAVDELARARDNGARALCVDSSLQGFDLLDGMIEPLLIFAAEASWPVYVRTGSPPGHLPLPTALLARRHPELAVIMGRSGATDFWIDAAPALRDAANLYGDTSYAPWDTVLADFATDPEIGPGRLVFATDLPYTTAAGEVQRILDWPITEAERDQVFGATLAGLLGLQDADILINEGNPT
- a CDS encoding ABC transporter substrate-binding protein, with the protein product MTESRPRFEDVQDILKYQLSRRGLLAAGSALTAGGVLSACTGGGGSYTDQKQGAGKPKQTAEVKIGKANIPTPREETLVVAQADFTVFNNWNSMVPNGAPGASGFDMFVKEYMFYLNLATGELIPWLCTDYKYNDDYTALTFNFNPAAKWNDGKPLTSEDFKFTVDLLRKRKDLLGGGGDLTEFVKKVETPDEHTAVIDLTKPNPRFHYGFIAVILSGFDIRPKHVWEGQDPTKFRDNPPVRTGPYTLKKAIQSQKMFVWEKNPDYWNKGKLDPKPKYVVYQSTAKQADSAALAFEQVQFDAGSIDEEHAKQLRSKGYPALVTTKFNDPCPRAFWLNNAPERGIISEPKMHWVISYLIDRPKIGNNVWPVKVPAAQYPWANFKTNDKWSVPALAEKYKLTYSPEDAVRLLDEIAPKGANGKRMYKGKPATIEMITPVAVDGPEYVMGKLVKDELVKHGISATMRSLSGSVHDEKFQRGEYDVAVNWVCDVSWDPEQLYRNMESDRAVPIGKNAVDKNKTRLKDPVLDKLSKQLSNLDPTSPEAKPLLEQALEQYYKRLPVIPIIQTGYPQYFNTTFWKGWPTDDNLYQVPLNWWGHFMFVIGKLEPTGQKAPS
- a CDS encoding dihydrodipicolinate synthase family protein produces the protein MTATARPDRDRTIEVTLDQREVTSLLRGVSPVLQTPFTDDGEVDLASFERVVDYVLGTGVSSVMFPGFAGEFYKLAEAERRRLSDLLIERVHRVRGVAVIIAVQDHATKLAVERAQQAVADGADAINLLPPYLLDPSLDAIETHIRAVLAAVPTTPVVVQYAPGETGTTLSAASLAEIAREHANLALVKVECSPPGPFIEDLAAQRPPLAGLEGYAGVQLPDAVRRGAVGTQPGCSFTEIYVEIWDRFARGDTAGGDALHARLLPYTSYWMLHTETINAAEKLISYRRGILASPVCRQPAHRLDAQEIAMIDRFLEEFADLLPTFEAGRVAPG
- a CDS encoding amidohydrolase family protein gives rise to the protein MIVDVHCHTPTHVQPVPDDELTSYPSWRNDRPVITTNSWEDFDRAADAADVAIVFNIAADNPLASTGLDYRPEDTNTATAAYVAARPRSRIGFMSVNPSRPGLWEEVERARAAGLVGVKLGANYQEFEPLSDDAMAFYRYCEAEGLPILFHQGASPIRHAPLRYTHPLVTDEIAIACPELRIVMAHMGHPFARETVVTIRKHPHVYADVSSIYLRPWVMYESLLFALEWGAAGKLLLGSDFPIATTQEAIDGLHRANDIIAGTAMPRIPDEVIDGIVHADALGALGLQDPRGQA